A genome region from Maridesulfovibrio salexigens DSM 2638 includes the following:
- a CDS encoding ABC transporter permease, whose product MSLRLFSFKRFMAMAGKEFIQMRRDRLTFAMLIGIPLIQIILFGFAINSDPRHLPLAVLSGDNSRYSRSILAGMQASTYFDVDRFINSRAEAKRLLELGEVQFVLTIPEQFGLDIERGERPVLLLEADATDPMATGNAVNSMREIINRALARDLKGSLSYLLPENSAVDLRIHADYNPEAISQYNIVPGLMGVILTLTLVMITSLAITRETERGTMENLLTTPVRPLEVMMGKIIPYVMVGYIQMMLIMAASIFLFHVPINGNPLIVFTYSAIFIAANLTVGVTISTVARNQLQAVQMSIFFFLPSLLLSGFMFPFRGMPDWAQNLGSILPLTHYLRLVRGVLLKGTGWEESLYHLWPIVVFWIIVIIVGLKRYRQTLD is encoded by the coding sequence ATGAGTTTACGTTTATTCTCATTCAAAAGGTTCATGGCTATGGCTGGAAAAGAATTCATCCAGATGCGCCGGGATCGCCTGACTTTTGCCATGCTGATCGGCATCCCGCTGATTCAGATCATCCTTTTCGGATTCGCCATCAACTCCGACCCGCGGCACCTGCCCCTTGCCGTGCTTTCCGGCGACAATTCGCGCTACTCAAGATCAATATTAGCCGGAATGCAGGCCAGTACCTACTTCGATGTGGACCGCTTCATAAATTCACGGGCCGAAGCCAAACGTTTACTGGAACTAGGCGAAGTGCAATTCGTGCTGACCATCCCCGAACAGTTCGGACTGGATATTGAACGCGGAGAACGCCCCGTACTGCTTCTGGAAGCTGATGCTACCGACCCGATGGCTACGGGCAATGCAGTTAATTCCATGCGAGAAATCATAAACCGGGCTTTGGCGCGGGACCTCAAAGGATCGCTAAGTTACCTGCTGCCCGAAAACAGCGCTGTAGACCTTCGCATCCACGCAGATTACAACCCTGAAGCAATCAGCCAGTACAACATCGTTCCCGGCCTGATGGGGGTTATCCTGACCCTGACACTGGTCATGATTACCTCGCTCGCAATTACCCGCGAGACCGAACGCGGAACCATGGAAAACCTGCTGACCACTCCGGTCCGCCCGCTGGAAGTAATGATGGGCAAGATCATTCCTTATGTCATGGTCGGCTACATCCAGATGATGCTGATCATGGCAGCATCCATCTTCCTTTTTCATGTACCCATCAACGGCAACCCGCTGATCGTGTTCACATACTCAGCCATTTTCATCGCCGCGAACCTGACCGTAGGAGTGACCATATCCACCGTGGCCCGCAACCAGTTGCAAGCCGTGCAGATGTCCATATTCTTCTTCCTGCCCTCGCTACTGCTCTCCGGCTTCATGTTCCCCTTCCGAGGCATGCCGGACTGGGCACAAAACTTAGGCTCCATCCTCCCGTTGACCCACTACCTACGCTTAGTGCGCGGAGTACTGCTCAAAGGAACAGGCTGGGAAGAATCCCTGTATCACCTCTGGCCTATCGTGGTTTTCTGGATAATTGTGATTATTGTCGGATTGAAGAGGTATCGGCAGACTTTGGATTAA
- a CDS encoding ABC transporter ATP-binding protein, giving the protein MTEQTVIDVSGVTKSFGPKTVVKGLDMQVRKGEIFGFLGPNGSGKTTFIRMLCGLLRPDSGSGTCLGYDIIEEAEFIKPKVGYMAQKFSLYGDLTVKENLDFLARAYQLPNRRKLVDEAIERMNMGRFTNQLAGSLSGGWKQRLALTGCTLHNPQLLLLDEPTAGVDPSARRDFWDEVHNLAAQGITALISTHYMDEAERCHRLAYIAYGDLLAKGTLDELVSNSGLHTWTLNGPNLNELTTKLRASEGIDQVVAFGNTLHISGRDNNLIEKGIRTHAGAENRFEPCETSLEEVFIDLMRGMNP; this is encoded by the coding sequence ATGACTGAGCAGACTGTCATAGACGTATCCGGTGTGACCAAGTCATTCGGTCCAAAGACGGTGGTTAAGGGGCTGGATATGCAGGTCCGCAAGGGTGAAATATTCGGATTCCTCGGTCCCAACGGTTCCGGCAAGACGACCTTCATCCGCATGCTCTGCGGCTTGCTGCGACCGGATTCAGGTTCCGGCACCTGCCTTGGTTATGACATCATAGAAGAAGCTGAATTCATCAAGCCCAAGGTTGGCTACATGGCCCAAAAATTCAGCCTCTACGGAGATCTGACCGTAAAAGAGAATCTAGATTTCCTTGCCCGAGCCTACCAGTTGCCCAACCGCCGCAAGCTTGTTGATGAAGCAATTGAACGCATGAATATGGGCAGATTTACCAACCAACTCGCCGGATCACTTTCCGGGGGCTGGAAACAACGTCTGGCCCTGACCGGATGTACCCTTCACAACCCCCAACTGCTGCTCCTTGATGAACCAACCGCCGGGGTTGATCCTTCCGCACGCCGCGATTTCTGGGATGAAGTTCATAACCTTGCTGCACAAGGCATTACCGCGCTTATCTCCACCCATTACATGGATGAGGCTGAGCGTTGCCATCGTCTGGCCTACATCGCTTACGGTGACCTGCTGGCAAAAGGGACTCTGGATGAGCTGGTCAGCAATTCCGGCCTGCACACATGGACGCTCAACGGTCCTAACCTGAACGAACTAACCACGAAATTACGCGCCAGTGAAGGCATTGATCAGGTGGTTGCTTTCGGTAACACCCTGCACATCAGCGGACGCGACAACAATTTAATTGAAAAGGGAATCCGCACCCATGCCGGAGCGGAGAATAGATTTGAACCTTGCGAAACAAGCCTTGAGGAAGTTTTCATCGACCTCATGCGGGGGATGAATCCATGA
- a CDS encoding DUF4198 domain-containing protein, with amino-acid sequence MKFIKPTTLVLSCLLAVLCCSTAFAHEFIIKPVQFTAEKDHVVPFSVVSAHVFMISEEMEPINEVKADLILGGKTTPLKLAENEMLMTLDGQLTPKAEGTAIIAGHRNGMIWTQTTQGWKQQSKKGLKGVIGSGKYEKFCKTLITVGKADGSYNKVVGHKLEIVPMSDPTQAKVGDEIEFQTLLDGKPVSIESMTATYDGFSMTPNTYAYFTEPYGNGLAKVKISAPGTWMVRAQYKNANPTADYDSHVMRAVLVFEVK; translated from the coding sequence ATGAAATTCATAAAACCAACCACTCTCGTATTGTCCTGTCTGCTCGCGGTTCTGTGCTGCTCAACCGCATTCGCCCATGAATTCATCATTAAACCTGTACAGTTTACAGCTGAAAAGGATCATGTTGTGCCCTTCAGCGTTGTATCTGCACATGTATTCATGATCAGCGAAGAGATGGAACCTATCAACGAAGTTAAAGCCGATCTCATTCTGGGCGGCAAGACCACTCCTCTGAAACTTGCTGAAAATGAAATGCTCATGACTTTGGACGGTCAGCTTACCCCTAAGGCTGAAGGAACCGCCATTATCGCAGGACATCGTAACGGTATGATCTGGACTCAGACCACTCAGGGTTGGAAACAGCAGTCCAAGAAAGGTTTGAAAGGTGTTATCGGAAGCGGAAAATATGAAAAATTCTGTAAGACCCTGATCACTGTAGGCAAAGCTGACGGCAGCTACAATAAAGTTGTAGGCCACAAACTGGAAATCGTTCCTATGAGCGACCCCACTCAGGCTAAAGTCGGCGATGAAATCGAATTCCAGACTCTGCTGGACGGTAAACCTGTTTCTATCGAAAGCATGACCGCTACTTATGACGGATTCAGCATGACCCCCAACACCTACGCCTACTTTACCGAGCCATACGGAAACGGACTTGCAAAAGTAAAAATTTCCGCTCCCGGAACATGGATGGTCCGTGCACAGTATAAAAATGCTAACCCCACTGCTGACTACGACAGCCATGTAATGCGTGCAGTGCTGGTTTTTGAAGTGAAATAA